The following proteins come from a genomic window of Blastococcus sp. HT6-30:
- a CDS encoding response regulator transcription factor, whose product MSRSVLIIEDDPRIRRMLQMTLQREGLEVTEAGSGEDGLARLAENTFDVILLDLMLPGKDGFEVCREIRRTSNTPVIMVTARSDSHDVVAGLEAGADDYVSKPFVVKELSARIRALARRTRAPEPRTRLQVGDLEIAPADGTVTRGGELLNLTRTEFRLLCELAAEPGRVLSREELLERVWGYDYFGDSRLVDVHVRRLRKKIEPEPGNPTLVTTVRGMGYRVPE is encoded by the coding sequence ATGTCGCGGTCCGTGCTGATCATCGAGGACGATCCGCGGATCCGCCGGATGCTCCAGATGACGCTGCAGCGGGAGGGGCTCGAGGTCACCGAGGCCGGCAGCGGCGAGGACGGGCTGGCGCGGCTGGCGGAGAACACGTTCGACGTCATCCTGCTGGACCTCATGCTGCCCGGGAAGGACGGTTTCGAGGTCTGCCGGGAGATCCGCCGCACCTCCAACACACCGGTGATCATGGTGACCGCGCGCTCGGACAGCCATGACGTCGTCGCGGGCCTGGAGGCCGGCGCCGACGACTACGTCTCCAAGCCCTTCGTGGTCAAGGAGCTGTCCGCGCGGATCCGGGCCCTGGCGCGGCGCACCCGGGCCCCGGAGCCGCGCACCCGGCTCCAGGTGGGCGACCTGGAGATCGCACCGGCGGACGGCACGGTGACGCGGGGTGGGGAACTGCTCAACCTCACGCGTACCGAGTTCCGGCTGCTGTGCGAGCTGGCCGCCGAGCCCGGCCGGGTGCTCAGCCGCGAGGAACTCCTCGAGCGGGTGTGGGGCTACGACTACTTCGGCGACTCCCGGCTGGTCGACGTCCACGTGCGCCGGTTGCGGAAGAAGATCGAACCGGAGCCGGGCAACCCCACGCTGGTCACCACCGTGCGCGGCATGGGCTACCGAGTACCGGAGTGA
- a CDS encoding HAMP domain-containing sensor histidine kinase — protein sequence MIPRHDHQDGRPARSLRPRTLRGRAAVAFAAVTFVLSGVLAIAVWVGVSQYLLVQRERVTLIQATDNAAQVQRALATEGLGVPQVLAQLPRETGSTSLLVDDGAWTTTSLLVGRDALPEQLRETVVAGTPARQRIEVQGETMMAVGIPLAELRQAYVEVFPLDELDKTYRVLATVLAVAVLGTVPLSLLVGWYVTRPTLRPLDRISSAAAAVAGGALDTRIDPRGDPSLVPIATSFNQTADALEARVRSDARFAADVSHELRSPLTTMLGALDLVDATADPDDPHQAEALALLRSEVVRFERLVADLLEISRADAGSADLVAEPVRLASLTEAVVARHRLDGSAAELLTVEDAARDVLVCVDKRRLERALSNLLDNADKHGAGVTAVIVDRHGDTAMVCVDDAGPGVPEDERERIFERFARGSGSIRTRTDGSGLGLALVTRHITAMDGRIRVRNSPSGGARFVVELPVETQS from the coding sequence GTGATCCCCCGGCACGACCACCAGGACGGTCGGCCGGCCCGGTCCCTCCGGCCGCGGACGCTGCGGGGGCGGGCCGCCGTGGCGTTCGCCGCGGTCACCTTCGTTCTCTCCGGCGTGCTGGCCATCGCCGTGTGGGTCGGTGTGTCGCAGTACCTGCTCGTCCAGCGGGAACGGGTCACCCTGATCCAGGCCACCGACAACGCGGCGCAGGTCCAGCGTGCCCTGGCCACCGAAGGGCTCGGCGTCCCGCAGGTGCTCGCCCAGCTACCGCGGGAGACCGGGTCGACGTCGCTGCTCGTCGACGACGGCGCCTGGACGACCACCTCGCTGCTGGTCGGCCGGGACGCCCTCCCCGAGCAGCTGCGCGAGACGGTGGTCGCCGGCACGCCCGCGCGGCAGCGGATCGAGGTCCAGGGCGAGACGATGATGGCCGTGGGCATCCCGCTCGCGGAGCTCCGGCAGGCCTACGTCGAGGTCTTCCCGCTCGACGAGCTGGACAAGACCTACCGCGTGCTGGCGACCGTGCTCGCCGTCGCGGTCCTGGGCACGGTGCCCCTCTCCCTGCTGGTCGGCTGGTACGTGACCCGCCCGACCCTGCGCCCGCTGGACCGCATCTCCAGCGCGGCCGCCGCCGTCGCCGGCGGTGCCCTCGACACGCGCATCGACCCCCGGGGCGACCCCTCCCTCGTCCCGATCGCCACCTCGTTCAACCAGACCGCCGACGCGCTGGAGGCGCGGGTGCGCAGCGACGCCCGCTTCGCCGCCGACGTCAGCCACGAGCTGCGCAGCCCGCTCACCACCATGCTGGGCGCGCTGGACCTGGTGGACGCCACCGCCGACCCTGACGACCCGCACCAGGCCGAGGCCCTCGCCCTGCTCCGCTCGGAGGTGGTCCGCTTCGAGCGCCTGGTCGCCGACCTGCTGGAGATCTCGCGGGCCGACGCCGGCAGCGCCGACCTGGTCGCCGAGCCGGTCCGCCTGGCGTCGCTGACCGAGGCCGTGGTCGCCCGGCACCGCCTCGACGGCAGCGCCGCGGAGCTGCTCACCGTCGAGGACGCCGCCCGCGACGTCCTCGTCTGCGTCGACAAGCGACGGCTCGAACGGGCGCTGAGCAACCTGCTGGACAACGCCGACAAGCACGGCGCCGGCGTCACCGCCGTGATCGTGGACCGGCACGGCGACACCGCCATGGTGTGCGTGGACGACGCCGGCCCTGGCGTCCCGGAGGACGAGCGGGAACGGATCTTCGAGCGGTTCGCCCGCGGGTCGGGCAGCATCCGCACGCGGACCGACGGCTCCGGCCTCGGGCTCGCGCTGGTCACCCGGCACATCACCGCCATGGACGGGCGGATCCGGGTCAGGAACAGCCCGTCCGGCGGCGCCCGCTTCGTCGTCGAGCTGCCCGTGGAGACGCAGTCGTGA
- a CDS encoding GerMN domain-containing protein produces the protein MRALAVLLCALVVLAGCGVDPQDRPQVLTIPVPEVSETGGQPPANGPTLTVYFVRGTVLAPVERATDVVDAPSALGQLNLGPTRAEVIGGLRTALAPQTLRVDEGVPGGITSVSVTREFTGITGGNQLLAVAQVVWTLTDLPGTTQVRFLVDGVPVEVPTDGGLTEQPVSRTHFRSVAPVSGPDDDRPPSGPPATETE, from the coding sequence GTGAGGGCCCTCGCCGTGCTGCTGTGCGCGCTCGTGGTCCTCGCCGGCTGCGGGGTGGACCCCCAGGACCGCCCGCAGGTGCTCACCATCCCGGTGCCCGAGGTCAGCGAGACCGGGGGGCAGCCCCCGGCGAACGGCCCGACGCTCACCGTCTACTTCGTCCGGGGCACCGTCCTGGCGCCGGTCGAGCGCGCGACGGACGTCGTCGACGCCCCGTCCGCGCTCGGCCAGCTGAACCTGGGACCCACCCGGGCCGAGGTCATCGGTGGGCTGCGCACCGCGCTCGCGCCGCAGACCCTGCGGGTCGACGAGGGCGTTCCCGGTGGCATCACGTCGGTGTCGGTGACCCGGGAGTTCACCGGAATCACCGGGGGCAACCAGCTGCTCGCGGTGGCCCAGGTCGTGTGGACGCTCACCGACCTGCCGGGCACCACGCAGGTGCGGTTCCTCGTCGACGGGGTGCCCGTGGAGGTCCCCACCGACGGCGGGCTCACCGAGCAGCCGGTGAGCCGCACCCACTTCCGGTCCGTGGCGCCGGTGAGCGGTCCCGACGACGACCGGCCGCCGTCCGGGCCGCCCGCCACGGAGACCGAGTGA
- a CDS encoding DUF2254 domain-containing protein: MTRINPFGRLWRLARGALWPLPLLAVTLAVAVGVMLPLLDERLGTADEGSPLASVFGGGPAAARDLLAAIAGSLISVTGVTFSLTVVALQLGSSQYSPRLLQTFVTDPVVQATLAQLTGTFVYALTVLRTVRTSEATLDGSAFVPRLSITLAFLFSLGSVAALVVFLGHLARMLRVETMLRNVHDEAVATIERTADDPDDAPPELPAGPGTPVEARASGFVVAVDEERLVAEARDRDLVVVLRPRMGDSVVAGTPLAHAWVRAGGPVRDADELAEVVTGAVALSYERTPEEDAAYSVRKIVDIAGRALSPGINDPTTAVHALSHLSALLGDMLPRHSPTLVRRDADGVVRLVVHRWTSGELLRLGLEETLEYASGQPAVLRRIAGLLRELAWRVRGHGLDRDLDVLVERTTSLAVETTAIDDREAALWRSGVEDALAGRWSVAPEPHRRPSAQDAPAG; encoded by the coding sequence GTGACGCGGATCAACCCGTTCGGCCGGCTCTGGCGGCTGGCCCGCGGTGCCCTCTGGCCGCTGCCCCTCCTCGCCGTGACCCTCGCCGTGGCCGTCGGAGTGATGCTGCCGCTGCTCGACGAACGCCTGGGCACCGCCGACGAGGGCTCGCCGCTCGCGTCCGTCTTCGGCGGCGGACCGGCCGCCGCGCGGGACCTGCTGGCCGCGATCGCCGGCTCGCTGATCTCGGTCACCGGCGTCACCTTCTCGCTGACCGTGGTCGCCCTGCAGCTGGGCAGCAGCCAGTACTCCCCCCGCTTGCTGCAGACGTTCGTCACCGATCCGGTGGTGCAGGCGACCCTCGCCCAGCTGACCGGGACATTCGTCTACGCGCTCACCGTGCTCCGGACCGTCCGGACGTCGGAGGCGACGCTGGACGGCTCGGCGTTCGTGCCCCGCCTGTCGATCACCCTGGCCTTCCTGTTCTCCCTGGGCAGCGTGGCGGCCCTGGTGGTGTTCCTCGGCCACCTCGCCCGGATGCTGCGGGTGGAGACGATGCTGCGCAACGTCCACGACGAGGCCGTGGCCACGATCGAGCGCACGGCGGACGACCCGGACGACGCCCCGCCGGAGCTGCCCGCCGGCCCGGGCACGCCCGTCGAGGCGCGCGCCAGCGGCTTCGTCGTGGCGGTCGACGAGGAGCGGCTGGTCGCCGAGGCGCGTGACCGGGACCTCGTCGTGGTCCTGCGGCCTCGGATGGGCGACTCGGTGGTGGCGGGCACACCGCTGGCCCACGCCTGGGTGCGCGCCGGGGGCCCGGTGCGGGACGCGGACGAGCTGGCGGAGGTCGTCACCGGCGCGGTCGCGCTGTCCTACGAGCGGACCCCGGAGGAGGACGCCGCCTACAGCGTGCGCAAGATCGTCGACATCGCCGGGCGAGCCCTCTCCCCCGGCATCAACGACCCGACGACGGCCGTGCACGCGCTGTCGCACCTCTCCGCGCTGCTGGGCGACATGCTGCCCCGCCACTCGCCGACGCTGGTCCGCCGGGACGCCGATGGCGTCGTGCGCCTGGTGGTCCACCGCTGGACGTCCGGGGAGCTGCTGCGGCTGGGGCTCGAGGAGACGCTCGAGTACGCCTCCGGGCAGCCGGCGGTGCTGCGGCGGATCGCGGGGCTGTTGCGCGAGCTGGCCTGGCGCGTGCGCGGGCACGGGCTGGACCGCGACCTCGACGTCCTCGTCGAGCGCACCACGAGCCTGGCCGTGGAGACCACCGCGATCGACGACCGGGAGGCCGCCCTGTGGCGCTCCGGCGTCGAGGACGCGCTCGCGGGCCGGTGGTCGGTCGCGCCCGAGCCCCATCGCCGGCCGTCGGCCCAGGACGCGCCGGCCGGCTGA
- a CDS encoding GPR1/FUN34/YaaH family transporter gives MSTGAGATPTGTQVVLRPLATPLPLGFLALALATTVFSAVQLGWVPPEEGRVAGYTALFATVPLQLLASVFGFLSRDPVAATGMGVLSGTWAVAGLTTLSTRPGQVSPGLGTLLLVGAAAMLVPAAAAVSSKVVPAAVMALAATRFAVTGIYELTGSAAWKTTAGWVGVVLAVLAIYAALALELEGARERTVIPVGRRGAGRSAMAGDGPLDPGDLIREAGVRPQL, from the coding sequence TTGAGCACCGGCGCGGGTGCCACGCCGACGGGGACGCAGGTCGTGCTCCGCCCGCTGGCCACGCCGCTGCCGCTCGGCTTCCTGGCGCTGGCGCTGGCCACCACGGTGTTCAGCGCGGTGCAGCTCGGCTGGGTGCCGCCCGAGGAGGGGCGGGTCGCCGGCTACACCGCGCTGTTCGCCACCGTGCCGCTCCAGCTGCTGGCGTCGGTGTTCGGATTCCTGAGCCGCGATCCCGTGGCCGCGACCGGCATGGGCGTCCTCAGCGGGACCTGGGCGGTCGCGGGTCTCACCACCCTCAGCACCCGGCCGGGCCAGGTCAGCCCCGGGCTGGGCACGCTGCTGCTCGTGGGCGCCGCCGCCATGCTCGTGCCGGCGGCCGCGGCGGTCAGCAGCAAGGTCGTTCCCGCGGCCGTGATGGCCCTGGCCGCCACCCGGTTCGCCGTCACCGGGATCTACGAGCTCACCGGCTCCGCCGCCTGGAAGACGACGGCCGGCTGGGTCGGGGTGGTGCTCGCCGTGCTGGCGATCTACGCGGCCCTCGCCCTGGAGCTGGAGGGGGCCCGGGAGCGGACCGTCATCCCCGTCGGCCGGCGCGGCGCCGGCCGCTCGGCGATGGCGGGCGACGGCCCGCTGGACCCCGGCGACCTCATCCGGGAGGCGGGGGTCCGCCCTCAGCTGTGA
- a CDS encoding nitrate reductase: MRRTDRIADPWGTRTPYGPGEDWPTRVDSYLADGLTEDDVDRWVQSATILHSNGDGLDIAVKDDRIVGVRGRAVDRVNHGRLGPKDLYGWQANNSPDRLTKPLIRRDGELVETDWDTAMEAVVGRAKQLLDEQGPSAISFYTTGQLFLEEYYTLGLIAHGGIGTNHVDGNTRLCTATAAAALKESFASDGQPGSYTDIDHADVIALYGHNMAETQTVLWSRILDRLAGPTPPAVVCIDPRETPVARAATVHLAPRPGTNLMLMNALLHEIIANDWVDAGYVEAHAVGYEELVNRVQNYPPEVAAEVCDVPAERIREAARVIGTAERLLSSVLQGFYQSHQSTAAAVQVNNIHIVRGMLGKPGCGILQMNGQPTAQNTREAGADGDLPAFRNWSNDEHVKDLARVWNVDPMDIPHYSPPTHAMQMFRYAEEGSIRFMWVQATNPAVSLPELGRIRDVLAQDRLFLVVQDIFLSETAQLADVVLPAATWGEKTGTFTNVDRTVHLSEKAVEPPGEAKPDLEIFIDFAHRLGLKDKDGQPLVKWSTPEEAFEGWKDCTRGRPCDYTGLSYDKLRGGSGIQWPCNEEHPDGTERIYVDGQFWAAPGYCENYGRDLVTGAPLSPTEYKAMNPGGKAVLKAAEYVPPHELPSQDFPFQLITGRTLYHFHTRTKTARAPQLQKAAPEVWVEMSAGDAADRGFTEGDLLEISTPRGRVEAKLRISGIRPGVVFLPFHYGYWDAPEGREPAGKRGRAANELTLTDWDAASKQPIFKTAAAAVKRLEKADGPSPAPTTTGSRPVTEGVPPTTGGEAALATEELVSVSGGAR, encoded by the coding sequence GTGCGACGCACCGACCGCATCGCGGACCCGTGGGGCACACGCACCCCGTACGGACCGGGCGAGGACTGGCCCACACGGGTGGACAGCTACCTCGCCGACGGACTGACCGAAGACGACGTCGACCGCTGGGTGCAGTCGGCGACGATCCTGCACTCCAACGGGGACGGCCTGGACATCGCCGTCAAGGACGACCGCATCGTCGGCGTCCGCGGGCGCGCCGTCGACCGCGTCAACCACGGTCGGCTGGGGCCGAAGGACCTCTACGGCTGGCAGGCCAACAACTCGCCCGACCGGCTCACGAAACCGCTGATCCGCCGCGACGGCGAACTCGTCGAGACCGACTGGGACACCGCGATGGAGGCGGTCGTCGGCCGGGCGAAGCAGCTGCTCGACGAGCAGGGCCCCAGCGCGATCAGCTTCTACACCACCGGGCAGCTGTTCCTGGAGGAGTACTACACCCTGGGACTCATCGCCCACGGCGGCATCGGCACCAACCACGTCGACGGGAACACCCGGCTGTGCACCGCCACCGCCGCGGCCGCGCTGAAGGAGTCCTTCGCCAGCGACGGCCAGCCGGGCTCGTACACCGACATCGACCACGCCGACGTCATCGCGCTGTACGGCCACAACATGGCCGAGACCCAGACGGTGCTCTGGTCCCGGATCCTCGACCGGCTGGCCGGGCCCACCCCACCGGCGGTCGTCTGCATCGACCCCCGGGAGACGCCGGTGGCCCGCGCGGCGACCGTCCACCTGGCCCCGCGGCCGGGCACCAACCTCATGCTCATGAACGCCCTGCTGCACGAGATCATCGCCAACGACTGGGTCGACGCCGGGTACGTGGAGGCGCACGCGGTCGGCTACGAGGAGCTGGTGAACCGGGTGCAGAACTACCCGCCCGAGGTGGCCGCCGAGGTCTGCGACGTGCCGGCGGAGCGCATCCGGGAGGCCGCCCGCGTCATCGGCACCGCCGAGCGGCTGCTGTCGTCGGTGCTGCAGGGCTTCTACCAGTCCCACCAGTCGACGGCCGCGGCCGTCCAGGTGAACAACATCCACATCGTGCGCGGCATGCTCGGCAAGCCCGGGTGCGGAATCCTGCAGATGAACGGCCAGCCGACCGCGCAGAACACCCGGGAGGCGGGGGCCGACGGCGACCTGCCGGCCTTCCGCAACTGGTCGAACGACGAGCACGTCAAGGACCTCGCGCGGGTCTGGAACGTCGACCCGATGGACATCCCGCACTACTCGCCGCCGACGCACGCCATGCAGATGTTCCGGTACGCCGAGGAGGGCTCCATCCGGTTCATGTGGGTGCAGGCCACCAACCCGGCGGTCTCGCTGCCCGAGCTGGGCCGGATCCGCGACGTGCTCGCCCAGGACCGCCTGTTCCTGGTGGTGCAGGACATCTTCCTCTCCGAGACCGCGCAGTTGGCCGATGTCGTGCTACCCGCGGCGACCTGGGGGGAGAAGACCGGCACCTTCACCAACGTCGACCGCACCGTGCACCTGTCGGAGAAGGCGGTCGAGCCGCCGGGTGAGGCCAAACCCGACCTCGAGATCTTCATCGACTTCGCGCACCGGCTGGGGCTGAAGGACAAGGACGGGCAGCCGCTGGTCAAGTGGTCGACGCCGGAGGAGGCGTTCGAGGGCTGGAAGGACTGCACCCGCGGGCGGCCGTGCGACTACACCGGCCTGAGCTACGACAAGCTGCGCGGCGGCAGCGGCATCCAGTGGCCGTGCAACGAGGAGCACCCCGACGGCACCGAGCGCATCTACGTGGACGGGCAGTTCTGGGCAGCTCCCGGCTACTGCGAGAACTACGGCCGGGACCTGGTCACCGGTGCGCCGTTGTCGCCCACCGAGTACAAGGCCATGAACCCCGGCGGCAAGGCCGTCCTGAAGGCGGCGGAGTACGTGCCGCCCCACGAACTGCCCAGCCAGGACTTCCCGTTCCAGCTGATCACCGGCCGGACGCTGTACCACTTCCACACCCGGACCAAGACCGCCCGCGCCCCCCAGCTGCAGAAGGCGGCACCGGAGGTGTGGGTGGAGATGTCGGCGGGCGACGCGGCCGACCGGGGGTTCACCGAGGGGGACCTGCTGGAGATCAGCACGCCGCGCGGCCGGGTGGAGGCCAAGCTGCGGATCAGCGGCATCCGGCCCGGGGTGGTCTTCCTGCCGTTCCACTACGGCTACTGGGACGCACCCGAGGGGCGCGAGCCGGCCGGGAAGCGGGGCCGGGCGGCCAACGAGCTGACGCTCACCGACTGGGATGCGGCCTCGAAGCAGCCGATCTTCAAGACCGCAGCCGCTGCCGTGAAGCGCCTGGAGAAGGCCGACGGGCCGTCGCCGGCCCCCACCACGACCGGCTCGCGACCGGTCACCGAGGGAGTTCCGCCCACGACCGGTGGCGAGGCCGCCCTGGCCACCGAGGAGTTGGTGAGCGTGTCCGGAGGTGCCCGATGA
- a CDS encoding YetF domain-containing protein yields the protein MWFDEWSGVVRVLLVGSAAYVTVVAVLRLSGKRTLTKLNAFDLVVTVALGSTLATILLSSDVAWTEGAVALGLLALLQAVVAWLTVRWPGLRTVVTSRPTLVLRNGEPVRDRMREVRVGISEIRQAVRASGAGDLADVAAVVLESDGSLSVIPAEKYGAGSALEGIAGADDVTRGAKA from the coding sequence ATGTGGTTCGACGAATGGTCCGGTGTGGTCCGGGTGCTGCTGGTGGGATCGGCGGCGTACGTGACCGTCGTGGCGGTCCTGCGGCTCTCCGGCAAGCGGACGCTCACCAAGCTCAACGCCTTCGACCTGGTGGTCACCGTGGCGCTGGGCTCCACCCTGGCCACCATCCTGCTCAGCAGCGACGTCGCCTGGACCGAGGGCGCCGTCGCCCTGGGGCTGCTGGCGCTGCTGCAGGCGGTGGTCGCATGGCTCACGGTCCGGTGGCCGGGGTTGCGGACCGTCGTCACGTCCCGGCCCACGCTGGTGCTGCGGAACGGCGAGCCGGTGCGCGACCGGATGCGGGAGGTGCGGGTGGGCATCTCCGAGATCCGCCAGGCGGTCCGCGCCTCCGGGGCCGGCGACCTGGCCGACGTGGCCGCGGTCGTGCTCGAGAGCGACGGCTCGCTGAGCGTCATCCCGGCGGAGAAGTACGGCGCCGGTTCCGCGCTCGAGGGGATCGCGGGTGCCGACGACGTCACCCGCGGCGCGAAAGCCTGA
- a CDS encoding cation:proton antiporter, with translation MTVDVLLAAAGALALVAAAWSDWIRRLPVSEPLLALGIGVVLGPAVLGVLPLPDLLEDHAWLHTAARLLLAMSVMSVALRYPFRLARTRWRQVLLLLAVVMPAMAFVTAGLAALTLGVGLGVAALIGAALTPTDPVLASTVATGKPAEEDLPGHDRQLLSLESGANDGLALPLVLVAIALAGPLSMGEALVESLWDVAGAVLLGVLLGWLGGRALRAGAEHGATDPGPELVFTVVLAFAVLGVGGLIRVDGILAVFVCGLAFNAVSTGRERTADVRIDEAVNRFVVLPLFLAFGAILPWSEWRTLGWGGLLFTVLVLVLRRPPVVYLLRRPLHLARPDAAYLGWFGPIGVSALFYLTLESERLSMDPVVLVAGTLVVAASTVVHGLTATPGRVLYRKVAGPKGRDEQDDTGDHDRDRSASTPGPDG, from the coding sequence ATGACCGTCGACGTGCTGCTCGCGGCGGCGGGCGCCCTGGCGCTCGTCGCCGCGGCGTGGTCGGACTGGATCCGCCGGCTGCCGGTCAGCGAGCCGCTCCTGGCGCTCGGCATCGGCGTCGTCCTCGGCCCGGCGGTGTTGGGCGTGCTGCCGCTGCCCGACCTGCTCGAGGACCACGCGTGGCTGCACACCGCCGCCCGGCTGCTGCTGGCGATGTCGGTCATGTCGGTGGCGCTGCGCTACCCGTTCCGCCTCGCGCGCACCCGCTGGCGGCAGGTGCTCCTGCTGCTGGCCGTGGTGATGCCGGCGATGGCGTTCGTCACCGCCGGGCTGGCCGCGCTGACCCTCGGCGTCGGGCTCGGGGTGGCGGCGCTGATCGGGGCTGCGCTGACGCCGACCGACCCGGTCCTGGCCTCCACCGTCGCCACCGGCAAGCCGGCCGAGGAGGATCTGCCCGGGCACGACCGCCAGCTGCTCTCCCTGGAGTCCGGGGCCAACGACGGCCTGGCCCTGCCGTTGGTCCTCGTCGCCATCGCCCTGGCCGGTCCGCTGTCCATGGGTGAGGCGCTGGTGGAGTCGCTGTGGGACGTCGCCGGCGCCGTTCTGCTCGGCGTGCTGCTCGGCTGGCTGGGTGGCCGCGCGCTGCGCGCCGGCGCCGAGCACGGGGCGACCGATCCAGGGCCCGAGCTGGTCTTCACGGTGGTCCTGGCCTTCGCCGTGCTCGGCGTCGGTGGGCTGATCCGGGTCGACGGGATCCTGGCGGTGTTCGTCTGCGGCCTGGCCTTCAACGCGGTCAGCACCGGCCGGGAGCGCACCGCGGACGTACGCATCGACGAGGCGGTGAACCGGTTCGTCGTCCTCCCGCTGTTCCTGGCCTTCGGTGCGATCCTGCCGTGGTCGGAGTGGCGCACCCTCGGCTGGGGCGGCCTGCTCTTCACCGTGCTGGTACTGGTGCTTCGCCGGCCCCCCGTCGTCTACCTGCTCCGCCGTCCCCTGCACCTGGCCCGACCGGACGCCGCTTACCTGGGCTGGTTCGGCCCGATCGGTGTCTCGGCGCTGTTCTACCTGACGCTGGAGTCCGAACGGTTGTCGATGGACCCGGTCGTCCTGGTCGCCGGCACACTCGTGGTGGCGGCCAGCACCGTGGTGCACGGCCTGACGGCGACGCCGGGGCGCGTTCTCTACCGCAAGGTCGCCGGCCCGAAGGGCCGCGACGAGCAGGACGACACCGGAGATCACGATCGGGACCGATCTGCGTCGACTCCGGGGCCGGACGGGTAG
- a CDS encoding four-helix bundle copper-binding protein, which translates to MTVAAQMLDTYPKDLGGVDKQKLLECIEACFECAQACTACADACLSEDMVAELTKCIRTNADCADICDTTGRVLSRHTGYDANLTRAVLEACAAACKACGDECAQHAEMHEHCRVCAEACRRCETACRELIASLG; encoded by the coding sequence GTGACCGTCGCCGCGCAGATGCTCGACACCTACCCGAAGGACCTGGGCGGGGTGGACAAGCAGAAGCTCCTCGAGTGCATCGAGGCCTGCTTCGAGTGCGCCCAGGCGTGCACCGCGTGCGCCGACGCCTGCCTCAGCGAGGACATGGTCGCCGAGCTGACCAAGTGCATCCGCACCAACGCCGACTGCGCCGACATCTGCGACACCACGGGGCGCGTGCTGTCCCGGCACACCGGCTACGACGCCAACCTCACCCGGGCGGTCCTCGAGGCCTGCGCCGCCGCGTGCAAGGCCTGCGGCGACGAGTGCGCGCAGCACGCCGAGATGCACGAGCACTGCCGTGTCTGCGCCGAGGCCTGCCGCCGCTGCGAGACGGCGTGCCGGGAGCTCATCGCCAGCCTGGGCTGA